The Streptomyces sp. DH-12 genome has a window encoding:
- a CDS encoding enoyl-CoA hydratase-related protein, which translates to MSEERFGEFVLVRRHERGHVAELVLDRPKAMNAVSTEMARSIAGACAALGEDRDVRAVVLTSSHERAFCVGADLKERNSFSDADLVRQRPVARAAYTGVLQLPVPAVAAVHGFALGGGCELALSCDVIVADRTAVMGLPEVSVGVIPGGGGTQLLPRRVGAARAAELIFTARRVEAAEAREIGLVDALVEEGRDREEALALAARIAGNSPVGLRAAKRALRLGHGLDLPAGLEVEDAAWRSVAFSGDRAEGVAAFNEKRRPEWPGE; encoded by the coding sequence ATGAGTGAGGAACGGTTCGGGGAGTTCGTGCTGGTGCGGCGGCACGAGCGGGGGCATGTCGCGGAGCTCGTCCTCGACCGGCCGAAGGCCATGAACGCGGTGTCGACGGAGATGGCCCGCTCGATCGCCGGGGCCTGTGCGGCGCTGGGCGAGGACCGTGACGTACGGGCGGTGGTGCTGACCTCCTCGCACGAGCGGGCGTTCTGCGTGGGGGCCGATCTGAAGGAGCGGAACTCGTTCAGCGACGCGGACCTGGTGCGGCAGCGGCCGGTGGCGCGGGCCGCCTACACGGGGGTGCTGCAGCTGCCGGTGCCCGCCGTCGCCGCCGTGCACGGGTTCGCGCTGGGGGGCGGGTGCGAGCTGGCCCTGTCGTGCGACGTGATCGTGGCCGACCGTACGGCCGTGATGGGGCTGCCCGAGGTGTCCGTCGGGGTGATCCCGGGCGGGGGCGGTACGCAGTTGCTGCCCCGGCGCGTGGGCGCGGCGCGGGCGGCCGAGCTCATCTTCACCGCGCGGCGGGTGGAGGCCGCCGAGGCGCGGGAGATCGGGCTCGTGGACGCGTTGGTGGAGGAGGGGCGGGACCGCGAGGAGGCGCTCGCCCTGGCCGCGCGGATCGCCGGGAACTCGCCCGTGGGGCTGCGGGCCGCCAAGCGGGCGCTGCGGCTCGGGCACGGACTCGATCTGCCGGCCGGGCTGGAGGTCGAGGACGCGGCCTGGCGGTCGGTGGCGTTCTCCGGGGACCGGGCGGAGGGTGTCGCGGCCTTCAACGAGAAGCGGCGGCCGGAGTGGCCGGGGGAGTGA
- a CDS encoding adenylate/guanylate cyclase domain-containing protein, with the protein MSVDDSGSGADAQGDGEDPLALRLEQLILGAERRYTPFQAARSAGVTMELATRFWRAMGFADVGQAKALTEADVLALRRLAGLVEAGLLSEAMAVQVARSTGQTTARLAEWQIDSFLEGLTEPPEPGMTRTEVTYPIVELLLPELEEFLVYVWRRQLAASAGRVVQAADDEEMVDRRLAVAFADLVGFTRLTRRMEEEELGELVEAFETTAADLVAARGGRLIKTLGDEVLYAADDAGTAAEIALRLIETMANDETMPELRVGMAFGTVTTRMGDVFGTTVNLASRLTSIAPRDAVLVDADFAQELIRTGDAPASEAAAAEAAAAAEKEGEEPPSYRFALRPTWQRPVRGLGVVEPWLLTRRNDAEPSA; encoded by the coding sequence GTGAGCGTCGACGACTCGGGTTCCGGTGCGGACGCGCAGGGCGACGGCGAGGATCCGCTTGCTCTGCGCCTCGAGCAGCTCATCCTGGGCGCCGAGCGCCGTTACACGCCGTTCCAGGCGGCCCGCAGCGCCGGCGTCACGATGGAGCTCGCCACCCGCTTCTGGCGTGCCATGGGCTTCGCCGACGTCGGCCAGGCGAAGGCCCTGACGGAGGCGGACGTCCTCGCCCTGCGCCGCCTCGCCGGTCTGGTGGAGGCGGGCCTCCTCAGCGAGGCGATGGCCGTGCAGGTCGCCCGGTCCACCGGCCAGACCACCGCACGTCTGGCCGAATGGCAGATCGATTCCTTCCTGGAAGGGCTCACGGAGCCGCCCGAGCCCGGCATGACCCGCACCGAGGTCACGTATCCGATCGTCGAGCTGCTCCTTCCCGAGCTGGAGGAGTTCCTCGTCTATGTCTGGCGGCGGCAGCTCGCCGCCTCGGCCGGGCGCGTGGTGCAGGCGGCCGACGACGAGGAGATGGTGGACCGGCGGCTCGCCGTCGCCTTCGCCGACCTCGTCGGCTTCACCCGCCTGACCCGGCGGATGGAGGAGGAGGAGCTCGGCGAGCTGGTCGAGGCGTTCGAGACCACCGCCGCCGACCTGGTCGCGGCACGCGGCGGACGGCTCATCAAGACCCTCGGCGACGAGGTTCTGTACGCCGCCGACGACGCCGGGACCGCCGCGGAGATCGCCCTGCGGCTCATCGAGACCATGGCGAACGACGAGACCATGCCGGAACTGCGGGTCGGCATGGCCTTCGGCACCGTCACCACCCGGATGGGCGATGTCTTCGGCACGACCGTCAACCTGGCCTCCCGTCTCACCTCCATAGCCCCCCGCGACGCGGTGCTCGTGGACGCCGACTTCGCCCAGGAGCTGATCCGCACCGGTGACGCGCCGGCCAGTGAGGCCGCCGCGGCCGAGGCGGCGGCAGCGGCCGAGAAGGAGGGCGAGGAGCCGCCCTCGTACCGTTTCGCCCTCCGGCCGACGTGGCAGCGGCCCGTGCGTGGTCTCGGCGTGGTCGAGCCCTGGCTGCTGACCCGCCGGAACGACGCGGAGCCGTCGGCCTGA
- a CDS encoding biotin--[acetyl-CoA-carboxylase] ligase, with translation MTPRDDSESAGPRRNRWSDLDRPPLNAAALRRALVREGSLWREVDVVQRTGSTNSDLVARAGAGGAGGLEEGVVLVAEEQTAARGRLDRKWVAPARSGLFFSVLLRPGDAVPVERWGWLPLLTGVAVAAGLARAGGVDTALKWPNDVLVTVGGEERKAGGILAEAVGTAGATGATGTAGAPGGGGVVVGVGVNVSLRADELPVPTAGSLALAGAVSTDRDPLLRAMLRGLEDWYGRWRAAGGDAGACGLQEAYAAGCATLGRVVRAELPGDRALVGEAVAVDGDGRLVLATEAGVQEPVGAGDIVHLRA, from the coding sequence ATGACACCCCGAGATGACTCCGAATCCGCTGGGCCCCGCCGTAACCGGTGGTCCGACCTCGACCGGCCGCCGTTGAACGCCGCCGCGCTGCGGCGGGCTCTCGTGCGGGAGGGAAGTCTGTGGCGGGAGGTGGACGTGGTGCAGCGGACCGGGTCCACGAACTCCGATCTTGTGGCGCGGGCCGGTGCGGGCGGCGCTGGGGGGTTGGAGGAGGGGGTCGTCCTCGTCGCGGAGGAGCAGACCGCCGCGCGGGGGCGGCTGGACCGGAAGTGGGTGGCTCCTGCCCGGTCCGGGTTGTTCTTCTCCGTGTTGTTGCGGCCGGGGGACGCCGTGCCGGTGGAGCGGTGGGGGTGGCTGCCGCTGCTGACGGGGGTCGCCGTGGCTGCCGGGCTGGCGCGGGCCGGGGGCGTCGATACGGCGTTGAAGTGGCCCAATGACGTGCTGGTGACGGTGGGGGGAGAGGAGCGGAAGGCCGGGGGGATCCTGGCGGAGGCGGTGGGGACCGCGGGGGCTACGGGGGCTACGGGGACCGCTGGGGCTCCGGGGGGTGGTGGTGTGGTCGTCGGGGTCGGCGTCAACGTGAGCCTGCGCGCTGATGAGCTGCCGGTGCCCACGGCGGGGTCGTTGGCGTTGGCGGGGGCCGTGAGTACGGACCGGGATCCGTTGCTGCGGGCGATGCTGCGGGGGCTGGAGGACTGGTACGGGCGCTGGCGGGCCGCCGGCGGTGACGCGGGGGCGTGCGGGCTGCAGGAGGCGTACGCGGCGGGGTGCGCGACGCTGGGGCGGGTCGTGCGGGCGGAGTTGCCGGGGGACCGGGCGCTGGTGGGGGAGGCGGTGGCCGTGGACGGAGACGGGCGGCTGGTGCTGGCGACGGAGGCGGGGGTGCAGGAGCCGGTGGGGGCGGGGGACATCGTCCACTTGCGGGCGTGA